A region from the Anoplolepis gracilipes chromosome 2, ASM4749672v1, whole genome shotgun sequence genome encodes:
- the LOC140676030 gene encoding putative serine protease K12H4.7 has product MHLNMQFLLLLSIILNIINISIGWHTFLRGRSRYGNLGEPILSSTLHDLPEEQWFTQYLDHFNPSDARVWKQRYFVNTNFYKPNGPIFLLIGAEGIASAKWMIEGQWIEYAKEFGAMCFYVEHRFYGKSHPTSDLGTKNLKFLTSQQALADLAYFIENVNIQHKFSNNTKWIVFGGSYGGSLAAWMRLKYPHLVHGAVSSSGPLLAQIDFQQYFVVVANALKDYSQKCVDTLIETNKELNILLHHTAGQQLIKKKFKLCEQIDGHTKKLDITNLYETLAENFAGIVQYNKDNRKHSDTANFTIETVCDILIDEKKGIPIDRLAYISNIILYSTKEKCLDYSYSNMIRQLHDISWASEQAEGGRQWMYQTCTEFGFFQTSTAEQNLFGNIPVNFSIQQCVDIFGPRYDRDLLETAVTRTNILYGALDLQVTNVVFVHGSVDPWHVLGITASSNPQAPAIYIQGTAHCADMYPSSENDMPQLKEARAQIKDLIQQWLKNSSCNIHTPSCDRYTSHVQ; this is encoded by the exons atgcatCTTAATATGCAGTTTCTACtgttattatcaattattttgaatatcataaatatcagTATAGGATGGCATACTTTCTTGAGAGGTAGGAGCAGATATGGCAATTTAGGAGAACCAATTTTATCTTCTACATTACATGATCTTCCTGAGGAGCAATGGTTTACGCAATATTTAGATCATTTTAACCCATCTGATGCTCGTGTTTGGAAGCAG AGATACTTTGTCAAtaccaatttttataaaccaaATGGCCCGATATTCTTATTGATTGGAGCTGAAGGTATAGCAAGTGCTAAATGGATGATAGAAGGACAATGGATCGAATATGCCAAAGAGTTTGGAGCAATGTGCTTTTATGTAGAGCATcgtttttatggaaaaagccATCCTACTTC gGATCTTGGCACaaagaatttgaaattctTAACCTCGCAGCAGGCATTAGCAGACTTAGCATActttattgaaaatgttaatattcaacacaaattttcaaataatacaaaatggaTTGTATTTGGAGGATCATATGGTGGATCCTTAGCTGCATGGATGCGCCTTAAATACCCACACTTAGTACATGGAGCTGTGTCTTCTAGTGGACCATTGCTAGCGCAGATTGATTTtcaac aatattttGTTGTTGTTGCAAATGCTCTGAAAGATTATTCTCAAAAATGTGTTGATACATTAATAGAAACTAACaaggaattaaatatattgttacatcATACTGCTGGTCAACaactaataaagaaaaaatttaa ATTATGCGAGCAAATTGATGggcatacaaaaaaattggaCATTACCAATCTGTATGAAACATTAGCAGAGAACTTTGCTGGCATTgtgcaatataataaagataatcgTAAACATTCCGATACTGCTAATTTCACTATTGAAACTGtatgtgatatattaatagatgAGAAGAAAGGAATACCTATTGATAGACTTGCTTATAtaagcaatattatattatattccacTAAGGAGAAGTGTTTGGATTATAGTTATAGCAATATGATTCGCCAACTTCACGATATCAGTTGGGCTAGTGAGCAAGCAGAAGGAG gaCGTCAATGGATGTATCAGACATGTACAGAGTTTGGATTCTTCCAAACTTCAACTGCGGAGCAAAATTTGTTTGGTAACATTCcagtaaatttttctatacagCAATGTGTCGATATTTTTGGACCTAG ATATGACAGAGATTTGTTGGAAACTGCTGTGACCCGgacgaatattttatatggtgCGTTAGATCTACAAGTGACAAATGTAGTATTTGTACATGGTTCTGTCGATCCTTGGCATGTGCTAGGTATTACAGCATCCTCCAATCCACAAGCACCTGCTATCTATATTCAAG gTACTGCACATTGTGCAGACATGTATCCTTCATCAGAAAATGATATGCCTCAGTTAAAGGAAGCTAGAGCACAAATAAAGGATTTAATCCAACAAtggttaaaaaattcttcttgCAATATACACACTCCATCGTGTGACAGATATACATCACATGTGCAATAA